Within the Bacteroidia bacterium genome, the region TTGGAAGGTAATTGCCTGAAGTAAACTGATGGTAATCGTCCGGAATTTTTTCCTTATGTTTAGCGGTGCCTCTGAAAACACTTTGAAGCAATTGCAAGGCTGCCACCCGGTAAGTGAAGAAAAACTTAATAAAATCGACTATGCGAACATTGGCCAGAAAAATGGCAGTGTAGCCAATGATTTGAAACAAACGTATGGTTTGAATTGACAAGCCATTAAAAGCCAGAGAATGGTTGATTTGCTTGCTATAGTTATCCCAATCATAGCTCAATAAACGATAACCTTCCCGATTCTCAACAGCCATTTTCGACACTTCCGTTCCCGGGTAAGGTACCATGGTTCCAATGATGGGTTCGTTGGGATTAATTTTTATCCCCAGGCGTATGGTTTTCCAAATAGATGAAATGCTTTCGTTGGGTTGGCCAATGAGCAAAAAAGAGCCGGTTCGGATACCATGGCGGTGTGCCAGTTGAAAGGCTTTCACAATCATATCCTTGTTGGTAGCTTTTCCCATGCGTTTTAGGGCATTTTCGTCGCCTGCTTCAACACCCATTTCGCATTTATAAATTCCGGCCTTTTTCATTTTAGCGAACAAGGCATCGTCAACATAAGCTACATGCGTTTGAATGTCCCACTTAACCCTCTCACCTATTCGATGTTGAATCATCTGATCCAGCAATTCGTGGGTTCGTTGCATATCTACACTAAACAATTCATCGCCAAAAGAGAGTTGCTCTGCACCCATTTTTATCAGCATCTCCATTTCCTGAATCACCAATTCTACGCTGCGTTTTCGGGCCACTTTTCCATTGTGATTCATACAAAAAACACAATTGAACGGACAACCACGTACGGTTTGGATATAATACAGTTTAGCCGGAGGAAATAAATCCCAAGCCGGAATAGGGATGGAATCCTGGTCCAAAATACGTTCTCGATCGGTAGTGCGAACGGGCTTAGGTAGTTGGTTAATTACCAATCCCGGAATTGACAATAAGGGTTGGGCCTCTTGAATAGCCCGGCAGAGTTCCAAAAAAGTTTGTTCACCTTCACCAACTACGCCAACATCGAACTGAGGAAATTCCAACAAGGTAACTTCGGGTAAGGCAGTAAGGTGAGGACCTCCTATAATGTTAACAACAGATGGCAAAGCTTGCTTCACCTTAGCTGCAACATAAGCACAAGGTTTTATTTCATTGGTGAAAGCAGAATAACCTATCAAATCCGGTTGAAGCTGAACAACTCGCTCGAGTAGTTGCTCAAATGACAAACGTTCAAATTTCGCATCCAGGCAATGGATTTCAAAATTGGAATTTTGTCTTAAATAACCAGCCAAAAATGCCAGAGAAGTGCGAACAAAATCCGGTTCATCGAACCAGGGTTCCTGCACATTTAAAACCGGGGCATTGAGGAGGAGTATCTTCACTATTTAAACCAAAAAGATAGGCTAAAGTAATAGTTGTAGCGTAACGATTGGTCAATACACTCCGATTTAAAAAGGCAATAACCTAATTAAATTATACTTCCATTCCGAAATATACGATTTGTTTTTAACCATCCAATCTACCCTATTTAAGAAAATAGGCTTGATTTTCTCCTCCAATTCGGTGGTCTGTTTAACAAATTCCGGAATATCTGCATCCATAAGCCGATACGGCAATTCCTCCAGTACTTCATAGGGTGGAACTTCATTCCTGTCATACATTTCAAGAAGCCTTTCATTGGGATACCTGGCAAAAAAGTCTTCATCTACCTTCATTTTCAGCATAATCCGGTTTCCGGTTCCCGGTTTCATATAGAAATTAACCAGTGTGGCATCCTGGTGACAAATTTCCAACTTAACTGCCAAGCGCTCCGTGTTGGAAAAATTAGGCAAGGAACCATGAAAGGTTCGAACATTAAATACGACGGCTTCTCCTGCCTGAAAATTAAGGTATTCCTGGTATGGAAACAAATCAAATATGGTAGAATCACAAAACCTGGGTATTCTCGGATCGGGATAAGGTGCAGGATATTCCGTGTAACTGAGATGACTTTTTGGCAACAAACCCAAAGTGCCATTGCTCAAATCAACTTCTTTTAAGGGAATCCAGATGGTATAGGTTGGAAATTCACCCTCTTCTTCGTCAGTTGCCAACCTGTCTTGATGTGGAGGAATAAACGTTTCGGAAGATGGTCGCTTTACAACAAAGCGGGCAGAAATAAGTCGAAAATCCTTAAAATGCTGCCGTATTCTTTCATTTACTGTCTGATAAATGACATTTTGCACCGCGGCATTAAAATCAAGGGAATAATCGAGGGTTTGAGAAATTTTATAGGTATTGGTATCTTTTACATCCAATTCTTGCTTGGCATTCAGCAAAGCCTTTATTTCAGGCGACTGCAGAAATGGAAATGACACAAAACCTTGTTGGTCAAGTACTTGTTGGTGGTTATCATGGACAAGAACCGGAATAGCTTTCAAAGGGTCAGTTGGGTTTGAAGGGCAAAAGTAGCTAAAAGCTAGCAATGACAAGGGATTTCGAATAAAAAATGTATTATTTCTAACTTAAAATTAATGTTCGTCAAGTTATTTTTTAATTTTTTGGGGGTCCCTTCCGCCCCAATGGTTTGGATATCAAGCTCCAACTGTTTCGACAGGGGCGTTCAGGTCGGGCTATCCGTTCCTAGTCCTCGTCGCCCTTGGCTAGCGCCATCGGGCTCCTGTGGGCTATCCACTTCTATCCCTACCCCGGGTGCAAGTCCATTTTGCATCATTTTGTACCTACATTCTGATAGGGACTACTAAAAAATACTCCAACCATTCACTCTCCATTTATAGGCGT harbors:
- a CDS encoding B12-binding domain-containing radical SAM protein — translated: MKILLLNAPVLNVQEPWFDEPDFVRTSLAFLAGYLRQNSNFEIHCLDAKFERLSFEQLLERVVQLQPDLIGYSAFTNEIKPCAYVAAKVKQALPSVVNIIGGPHLTALPEVTLLEFPQFDVGVVGEGEQTFLELCRAIQEAQPLLSIPGLVINQLPKPVRTTDRERILDQDSIPIPAWDLFPPAKLYYIQTVRGCPFNCVFCMNHNGKVARKRSVELVIQEMEMLIKMGAEQLSFGDELFSVDMQRTHELLDQMIQHRIGERVKWDIQTHVAYVDDALFAKMKKAGIYKCEMGVEAGDENALKRMGKATNKDMIVKAFQLAHRHGIRTGSFLLIGQPNESISSIWKTIRLGIKINPNEPIIGTMVPYPGTEVSKMAVENREGYRLLSYDWDNYSKQINHSLAFNGLSIQTIRLFQIIGYTAIFLANVRIVDFIKFFFTYRVAALQLLQSVFRGTAKHKEKIPDDYHQFTSGNYLPKPEDLIQSRQRWKNKQSSEVKRTKLLLPELLVQQQSPVYIKEVTEEIVYGAE
- a CDS encoding phytanoyl-CoA dioxygenase family protein; amino-acid sequence: MSLLAFSYFCPSNPTDPLKAIPVLVHDNHQQVLDQQGFVSFPFLQSPEIKALLNAKQELDVKDTNTYKISQTLDYSLDFNAAVQNVIYQTVNERIRQHFKDFRLISARFVVKRPSSETFIPPHQDRLATDEEEGEFPTYTIWIPLKEVDLSNGTLGLLPKSHLSYTEYPAPYPDPRIPRFCDSTIFDLFPYQEYLNFQAGEAVVFNVRTFHGSLPNFSNTERLAVKLEICHQDATLVNFYMKPGTGNRIMLKMKVDEDFFARYPNERLLEMYDRNEVPPYEVLEELPYRLMDADIPEFVKQTTELEEKIKPIFLNRVDWMVKNKSYISEWKYNLIRLLPF